A stretch of Aedes aegypti strain LVP_AGWG chromosome 2, AaegL5.0 Primary Assembly, whole genome shotgun sequence DNA encodes these proteins:
- the LOC5573430 gene encoding 2-oxo-4-hydroxy-4-carboxy-5-ureidoimidazoline decarboxylase, translated as MTTKLSLDQVNALSPAEFRETFYNVVELCPAAANFCSHMLPFSSVNTMIHSFHEYLSGLDTESKISVIQGHPDLAGRLLATHQLTQESSFEHSCAGLDQLSIENGIQLNDFNNRYKNKFNFPFVICVRQARKIDVILSAVMARIHNSLEDEVDIGIEEVKKICELRILELVDGQSDSI; from the exons AT GACCACAAAACTATCCCTAGACCAAGTGAACGCCTTGAGCCCTGCCGAGTTCCGAGAAACGTTCTACAACGTGGTTGAACTGTGTCCAGCAGCGGCAAATTTTTGCAGTCACATGTTACCGTTTTCCAGTGTTAACACGATGATTCACAGTTTTCACGAGTATCTTAGTGGCTTGGACACGGAGTCCAAGATCAGTGTGATACAAGGCCATCCTGATTTAGCGGGCAGACTACTGGCCACACACCAGCTCACGCAAGAATCCAGCTTTGAACACTCGTGCGCCGGATTGGATCAACTGTCGATTGAGAATGGTATACAGCTGAATGACTTCAATAATAG ATATAAGAACAAGTTCAACTTTCCATTCGTGATCTGTGTGCGCCAAGCTAGAAAGATTGACGTTATTCTTAGTGCAGTGATGGCGCGGATACACAATAGCTTAGAAGATGAAGTAGACATTGGTATCGAAGAGGTGAAAAAGATTTGTGAATTGCGTATTCTAGAGCTGGTGGATGGTCAAAGTGATTCAATTTAG
- the LOC5570616 gene encoding ER lumen protein-retaining receptor, translated as MNIFRLAGDLSHLLAIILLLIKIWKTRSCAGISGKSQILFAVVYVSRYLDLVTTFISLYNTLMKLVFITSSFATLYLMYVKFKATYDHNHDSFRIEFLLLPCFVLALLINASFTPLEVLWTFSIYLEAVAILPQLFLVSKTGEAESITSHYLFALGSYRALYLLNWIYRYYAEGHYDLIAIFAGAIQTILYCDFFYLYITKVLKGKKLQLPA; from the coding sequence ATGAATATTTTCCGACTGGCCGGTGACTTGTCACATCTTTTAGCTATTATCCTACTGCTGATAAAAATATGGAAGACTAGGTCATGCGCTGGAATCTCCGGCAAATCGCAGATCCTGTTCGCCGTAGTTTACGTGAGCCGCTATCTGGATCTGGTCACGACGTTCATCAGTCTGTACAACACGCTGATGAAGTTGGTCTTCATCACTTCCTCGTTCGCCACCCTCTATTTGATGTATGTCAAATTTAAGGCCACCTATGACCACAACCACGATTCGTTCCGCATCGAGTTCCTGCTGTTGCCGTGCTTTGTGTTGGCCCTGTTGATCAATGCCAGCTTCACACCGTTGGAAGTGCTGTGGACATTCTCGATCTACTTGGAGGCCGTGGCCATCTTGCCGCAATTGTTCCTCGTCAGCAAAACGGGCGAAGCGGAAAGTATTACCAGTCATTACCTGTTCGCGTTGGGTTCCTACCGTGCCCTGTATCTGCTAAACTGGATCTACCGGTACTACGCCGAGGGACACTACGATTTGATTGCGATCTTCGCCGGGGCCATCCAGACGATCCTGTACTGCGATTTCTTCTACCTCTACATTACCAAGGTGCTGAAGGGCAAAAAGCTGCAACTTCCGGCGTAA